In uncultured Desulfovibrio sp., the sequence CACGCCGCCCTTAGCGGTACCGTCCAGCTTGGTGAGGATAAGCTCGTCCACGCCGGCGGCCTCCTTGAAGAGCTTGGCCTGCGACAGGGCATTCTGTCCCGTGGTGGCATCAATGACCAGAACGGTGCGATGCGGCGCACCGGCATGCTTCTTGCCCAGCACCTGCCGTATCTTGGTCAGCTCCTCCATGAGATTGGTCTTGGTCTGGAGACGGCCGGCCGTATCCACAAAGAGAATGTCCACCTTTTCGGCAAGGGCGCGGTCCATGGCCTCGTACGCCACGGAGGCCGGATCAGAACCGGCAGGACGACTGTGGAACAGGGCGCCCACGCGCTCGGCCCAGACCTGAAGCTGCTCGATGGCTGCCGCCCGGAAGGTATCCGCCGCCGCAATCATGACCTTCTTGCCCTGCATGCGGGCACGGTGCGCCAGCTTGGCAATGGTGGTGGTCTTGCCCACGCCGTTGACGCCGATGAAGAGCACCACTTCCGGCGGGTTGACGGCCGTGATGCGCCGCGTGGTCTGGAAAATCTCGGCCAGTTCGGCCATGAGCAGCTCGCGCACGTTCTCCGCACGGGTCACGCCGGCCTTGCGGGCACGCTCGCGGAGGCGCTGCACCAGCTCCAGCGAGGCATCATAGCCCAGATCTGCCATGATAAAGAGTTCTTCCAGCTCTTCCCAGAAGGCCTCGTTCAGTTCGCCATGACTGGAAAAGAGCGCGTCCAGCCCGCGCGAGAACTGCTCGCGGGTACGGGCAAGGCCCTGCGAAATCTTGAGGAAAAGCCGGCTGCGCTCGTCCTCTTCGTCTTCCATGTCCAGGGCCAGAGCCAGACGGTACTGCAATTCGGAGCGGAAGTCCGCCACATAGCGGTAATCCATGCGCTCGGCCCACTGGCGGAAATCGTCCACAAAGGCCTGCGTTTCCTCCGGCGGGGCCTCCAGAGCGCGCAGCAGAAAGGTCAGGCGCTGCCACAGGGCATCGCCGGCCTCTTCCACACCATCAAGAATGATGGCCAGCCAGGCGGAAAGGCGCGGCTCGGCCTCGCGCAGGCGCAGGGTCAGGGATGCGGCCTCCTGGGCATCCAGACCAAAGGTTTCTGCCGGCGGCACGTCCTCGGGCGCCTCCGGCGCAGCAGAAGACACTTGCTGTGCGCCGTCCGGCTCCCGGACCGTTGCCTGCTCCCGGCTTTCTTCCGGTGCCTGCTCCCGGGCCGCCTGCGTTGCCGCCTGTGCCTCGTCCGTGGCACAGGGCGTCTCTTCTGCCCGGCCCTCTGCCGCTGCCGGTTCCACCGCCTGTTCCGACGAAGCCGGCTCCTCGACCTGCGCCAGCACCGCTTCCGCAACCGGTTCCGCAACCGGTTCCGTGGACGCCGCCTGCCCGGAATCCGCCTGCGCCTCTTCCGAC encodes:
- the ftsY gene encoding signal recognition particle-docking protein FtsY, with protein sequence MLAQVEEPASSEQAVEPAAAEGRAEETPCATDEAQAATQAAREQAPEESREQATVREPDGAQQVSSAAPEAPEDVPPAETFGLDAQEAASLTLRLREAEPRLSAWLAIILDGVEEAGDALWQRLTFLLRALEAPPEETQAFVDDFRQWAERMDYRYVADFRSELQYRLALALDMEDEEDERSRLFLKISQGLARTREQFSRGLDALFSSHGELNEAFWEELEELFIMADLGYDASLELVQRLRERARKAGVTRAENVRELLMAELAEIFQTTRRITAVNPPEVVLFIGVNGVGKTTTIAKLAHRARMQGKKVMIAAADTFRAAAIEQLQVWAERVGALFHSRPAGSDPASVAYEAMDRALAEKVDILFVDTAGRLQTKTNLMEELTKIRQVLGKKHAGAPHRTVLVIDATTGQNALSQAKLFKEAAGVDELILTKLDGTAKGGVAIAVAMQEHLPITFVGLGEKLEDLRPFSGEDYARALLGQSTPVGSRTA